Genomic segment of Streptomyces sp. NA02950:
AAGCCGACCTTCACATCGAAGCGATGCTCGAACAGCCGGACCTGCATGTCCTTGTAGGTCCCGGACTGCGAGGCCGCCAGCCGGTCGTGCGACCGCGCCATGAAGGAGTCGTAGAACGCCCGGCTCTCCCAGAACGCGAAGATATGCGCCACATCGGGACGCCCCCGGCTCCAGCCACCGCCCTGCCCCCGGAATCCCGGTTCGCCGGGCAACCCCGCCCACTTCCGCTGCCCCCGCTCGAAACCCGGGCGGTCCACCACGGTGCAGCGAATCCACTTGACCAGCACCGCGCTATCCTACGGCCCCGCCGGTGGCCCGCATCACATGGCCAAGACCCGCGCACGCGGCGATGGTTCACAACCGTGAGCGCTGCGCGAGCCCCTTCCACCACCCCTGCGCCCCCCACATCAGCCGCCGGGGCGGCGGCGCCTGTCGGCGCGGAAGGCTCTCAGGCCGAGTTCGTCCGCCACGGAACCGGCGAGCCAGCGGAACCGGTCGTCCCCGGCGGCCGCCCCTTGCCGGGCCGTTGCGCACCAGTCCTCGCGGTCGAGCAGGGCGAGATAGGCGTCCCGGATCGCCTGCCACCGCGATTCCGTGCCGGGTTCGGCGGAACCGGCGGGCCGCTCCGTGGTCAGGTAGTGGGCGAGCACCGCGACGGAGAAGCAGCGCTCCGCCGTGGGGCCCAGACGCCCGAGGTGCCGGACATGCGCCTCCAGCACCGGGACGGCATGGACGTAGCGGCACAGGGTCATCCCCATGCCGTCGCACTCGGTCATCACATGGAGCAGCCGGGTCGTGTGGTCGACCAGGCCGGTGTCGTCCCCGAACTCCCCCACCGCTTCGTGGAGTCCGGCCGCGCAGGCCACCCGGCCCGCGACATAACCGCTGAGGGTGTCGCCCTCGACCGCTCGGCGCAGCAGCCAGGGGCGGACGCCCGGATGGTCGTCCACGAGGCGGCACAGTGCCTCCACTCCGTAGACCAGGCCCCAGCCGGACATCCGCTCCGACAGCCACATCAGCGCCTCGGCACCGCCCGGAAGGCGTTCCAGCGCGTCCGCCGCAAGAGCTCCGAAGACGCAGGAGAGCAGGCCGATGGTCTGGATCCTGGGGATGTCCGCCACCGTGCCCACGGCGGCGAGGAGCCCGAGTCCGACCGTGACGGCGCATCGGTCGGTGCCGTACCGCACCAGCCACCGGCCCGCTTCCCGGACTCGGCGGGTCTCCGCCCGCCGCGCGGCAACGGCGATGTGCGCATTGGGGTGGAGGGGTGTCCAGAGACCGTGGAAACGGTCAGCGAGTCCGCTCGGCGAAGCGGTCGGATCGGCGAAGTGCGCGTCGAGGACGCGGGCGATATCGGCCCCGACGAGGTCCCGGTCGCGCGGCCGCTTCGGCCTTGGCCGGAGGTGATGGCGCGCCTCGTCGGGATACGGCTCGCCGTCGCGTGGAAGGGGCTGGTCCGGTGTCCGCCGATGCAACTGGAGCGCGTGGCGGAACAGGGAGATCCTGGCTCCGGGCGGCTCGATCCCGGTCGTCCCGCTCAACGGCGGTCGGTGGACTCGATTCTCTCGATCATGGTGGGGACCCTGTCATGGCCCACGCACCGCCACAAGCCCTTACCGCGAACACCCGCGGCGACCGGGGAACGGAACGAGCGGGACCGGACAGGCCGGGGGCGGTGGAGCCGCATCACCGGCTCCACCGCCCTCACTTCCGGTCAGGTCGCCAGGAGATGAGCGGGAAGATCACCTCCGGACGGCCCCCGCGTCAGCTGCAACCGCTCGTCGATCCGCAGCCCTCGCACAGGTAGCAGCTGCCCGCGCGGCGCATCTTGGTACCGCAGGAGAAGCACAGCGGCGCGTCGGCGTTCAGCCCCAGCTGCATCTCGACCAGCTCGGTCGAGCTGTGTGCCTCCTTCGGAGCCGGGGACACGGCGGGTGCGGACGAGGTGGTGGCCGCCGGAGCGTCCACCTGGCGCGGCGCCGACTGGGCCAGGCCCTCGACGTCCACCTCGTCCTCGGAGGACTCGTACGAGCCGGTCTCCAGGTGCCGCTGGCGCTCCTCGGCGGAGTGGATACCGAGTGCCGAGCGGGTCTCGAACGGCAGGAAGTCCAGCGCCAGACGGCGGAAGATGTAGTCGACGATCGACTGCGCCATCCGCACGTCCGGGTCGTCCGTCATGCCCGCCGGCTCGAAGCGCATGTTGGTGAACTTCGAGACGTAGGTCTCCAGCGGCACGCCGTACTGGAGGCCGACCGAGACGGCGATCGAGAAGGCGTCCATCATGCCCGCGAGGGTCGAACCCTGCTTGGACATCTTCAGGAAGACCTCGCCCAGCCCGTCGTCCGGGTAGGAGTTGGCGGTCATGTAACCCTCGGCGCCGCCCACCGTGAAGGAGGTGGTGATGCCGGGACGGCCCTTGGGGAGGCGCCGGCGGACCGGGCGGTACTCGATGACCTTCTCGGGCTCGGGCTGCTCGGCGGCCTTCTTCTCCTCCTTCTTCTTGGCGGAGAGCGGCTGGCCGACCTTGCAGTTGTCGCGGTAGATCGCAAGCGCCTTCAGGCCCAGCTTCCAGCCCTCGAAGTAGATCTCCTCGATCTCCTCGACGGTGGCCGACTCCGGCATGTTGACCGTCTTGGAGATGGCGCCGGACAGGAAGGGCTGAGCGGCGGCCATCATCCGCACATGGCCCATCGGCGAGATGGAACGCTCGCCCATGGCGCAGTCGAAGACCTCGTAGTGCCCGGGCTTCAACCCCGGCGCGTCGATCACATTGCCGTGCTCGGCGATGTGGGCGACGATCGCCTCGACCTGCTCGGGCTGGTAGCCGAGCCGCTTGAGCGCCTTGGGGACCGTGTTGTTCACGATCTGCATCGAGCCGCCGCCGACCAGCTTCTTGAACTTGACCAGGGCCAGGTCCGGCTCGACGCCCGTGGTGTCGCAGTCCATCATCAGGCCGATGGTGCCGGTCGGCGCCAGCACCGACGCCTGGGCGTTGCGGAAGCCGCTCTTCTCGCCGAGACGCACGACGTCCTGCCATGCCTCGGTGGCCGCGGCCCAGACCGGGGTGTCCAGGTCGTCCATGCGCTTGGCGGTGGAGTTGGCGTCCGCGTGCTGCTTCATGACGCGCTTGTGGGCGTCCGCGTTGCGGGCGTAGCCGTCGTACGGGCCGACGACGGCCGCCAGCTCGGCGGAGCGCTTGTACGACATGCCGGTCATCAGCGAGGTGATGGCTCCGGCCAGGGCCCGGCCGCCGTCGCTGTCGTAGGCGTGGCCGGTGGCCATCAGGAGGGCACCCAGGTTGGCGTAACCGATGCCCAGCTGGCGGAAGGCGCGGGTGGTCTCACCGATCTTCTGGGTCGGGAAGTCCGCGAAGCAGATGGAGATGTCCATCGCGGTGATGACCAGCTCGACGACCTTGGCGAAGCGCTCGGCGTCGAAGCGCTGGTTGCCCGCGTCGTCGTCCAGCAGGAACTTCATCAGGTTGAGCGAGGCGAGGTTGCACGAGGAGTTGTCCAGGTGCATGTACTCGCTGCACGGGTTGGAGGCGGTGATCCGGCCCGACTCCGGCGAGGTGTGCCAGTGGTTGATGGTGTCGTCGTACTGGATGCCCGGATCGGCGCAGGCCCAGGCCGCCTCCGCCATCTTGCGGAAGAGGGACTTGGCGTCGATCTCCTCGATGGCCTCGCCGGTCAGCCGCGAGCGCAGACCGAACGCCGAGCCCGACTCCACGGCCTTCATGAACGTGTCGTTCACACGGACGGAGTTGTTGGCGTTCTGGTACTGGACGGACGTGATGTCGTCGCCGCCCAGGTCCATGTCGAAGCCCGCGTCGCGCAGGGCGCGGATCTTCTCCTCCTCCTTGACCTTGGTCTCGATGAAGGCTTCGACGTCCGGGTGGTCGACATCGAGGACGACCATCTTGGCGGCACGGCGGGTGGCACCACCGGACTTGATCGTTCCGGCGGAGGCATCGGCGCCGCGCATGAAGGAGACGGGGCCGGAGGCGTTGCCACCGGAGGAGAGGAGTTCCTTGGAGGAGCGGATGCGGGAGAGGTTCAGGCCGGCTCCGGAGCCGCCCTTGAAGATCATCCCCTCTTCCTTGTACCAGTCCAGGATCGACTCCATGGAGTCGTCCACGGAGAGGATGAAGCAGGCGCTGACCTGCTGCGGCTGCTTGGTGCCGACGTTGAACCACACCGGCGAGTTGAAGCTGAAGACCTGGTGCAGCAGGGCGTACGTCAGCTCGTGGTCGAAGATCTCGGCGTCGGCGGGCGAGGCGAAGTAGCCGTGCTCCTCACCGGCCGCGCGGTAGGTGCGCACCACGCGGTCGATGAGCTGCTTCAGGCTCGCCTCGCGTTCCGGGGAACCCACCGCGCCACGGAAGTACTTGCTCGTGACGATGTTGACCGCGTTCACCGACCAGAAGTCGGGGAACTCGACGCCGCGCTGCTCGAAGTTGACCGAACCGTCGCGCCAGTTGGTCATGACGACGTCACGACGCTCCCAGACCACCTCGTCGTACGGATGCACGCCGGGGGTGGTGTGGATGCGCTCGATGCGCAGACCCTTGTTCGCCTTGCTTCCCTTGGAGCGGGAGCCTCGTGCCGGGCCGCTCGCCGTCTCTGTCATTCCGTCTCCCTGTACGGGCGAAAACGCCCTGATGTGCCTATTTCTTCCCGAGGCACGGTGTGTCTGTCTTCCACCCGGGGTGCGCGCCGCGCCCCGGGTACGTCTGGGCCGCCGGTCAGTCGGCGGCGACGGCCGGCGCGGGGGCCTCCGCGGCCCCATCGGCGCCGGACCCGCGGTCGTGCGCGGGAGGCCTTTGCCGGTCACGCAGCTCCGTGACCGCGGCCTCGAAGTCCTCGAGCGAGTCGAAGGCGCGGTAGACGGAGGCGAAGCGGAGGTAGGCGACGAGGTCGAGTTCCTGGAGCGGGCCGAGTATGGCGAGCCCCACGTCATGAGTGGACAGCTCGGCGCTGCCGGTGGCGCGTACGGCTTCCTCCACCTGCTGGCCGAGTTGGGCGAGGGCGTCCTCGGTGACCGGGCGGCCCTGGCATGCCTTGCGCACTCCCGAGATGACCTTGTCGCGACTGAAGGGCTCGGTGACCCCACTTCGCTTGATCACCATCAGCGACGCGGTCTCCACCGTGGTGAAGCGACGCGAGCAGTCGGGGCACTGACGGCGCCTGCGGATCGAGCAGCCGTCGTCCGTGGTCCGGCTGTCCACCACGCGGCTGTCGGGGTGCCTGCAGAAGGGGCAGTGCATGACTCCGTACCCTCCCTCACCCTTATGAACGGCGCATGGCTGTATAGCCTCGACCGGGCCGCACAGGCCCGGTGAAGCGGCCACAAGCATAGGCGAAAACCTTGGCGATGAATCACCGGGGACCACAACCTGTAGGTGGCTGACATCCATCAAACCACTAGATCTGGTGTCTGGCACTCAACCGGGCCGGGTGGCGTGTCACAGTCCGGGAGCAGCACGAGACTACGCGAGCCCCCTCGGTCACGGATTCACGGGGGTCGGAGTGGGAGACTGGAGACCAGCAGGAAGGGCCACCAGAACCCTGCCTATACACCCAACCCTGGGATCACGTCAGCCGATCTACGAAATTTCACTCGAACGTGTGTTTGGCGCAACCTTTCGAAAGCAACTACCGTTGTCCAGCTAGGGAGAACATCTCGAGAGGGGCCGTCGTGACCACCACCGCAGAGAGCACCACTATCACCGCTCAGGAGCGCTCCCAGAGCAGGCTCGAACAGACGCACGCGATCAACCAGACCCACACCATGAACGACGCCACGAACCCGGAGGGCCAGAAGCCCTCGCGCGCCCTACCCGGACGACCTCCAGGCATCCGGGCGGACAGTTCGGGGCTGACCGACCGGCAGCGCCGTGTCATCGAGGTCATTCGCGACTCTGTGCAGCGGCGCGGCTACCCGCCGTCCATGCGGGAGATCGGCCAGGCGGTAGGGCTCTCCAGCACCTCGTCCGTGGCCCATCAGCTGATGGCTCTGGAGCGCAAGGGCTTTCTGCGGCGGGACCCCCACCGGCCCCGTGCCTACGAGGTCCGTGGCTCCGACCAGCCCAGCGCACAGCCGACGGACACCACCGGCAAGCCTGCCGCCTCCTATGTGCCGCTGGTCGGCCGGATCGCGGCCGGTGGCCCGATCCTCGCCGAGGAGTCGGTGGAGGACGTCTTCCCGCTGCCCCGGCAGCTGGTCGGCGACGGTGAGCTGTTCGTGCTCAAAGTCGTCGGCGACTCCATGATCGAGGCTGCCATCTGCGACGGCGACTGGGTGACGGTGCGCCGTCAGCCGGTCGCGGAGAACGGGGACATCGTCGCCGCGATGCTCGACGGCGAGGCCACGGTGAAGCGCTTCAAGCGCGAGGACGGCCATGTGTGGCTCCTCCCGCACAACGCCGCGTACCAGCCGATCCCGGGCGATGAAGCGACCATCCTGGGCAAGGTGGTCGCGGTACTGCGGCGCGTCTGACACAACGGATCGAGGTGCGCCCCTAGCGTGCCCAACGACCGGGCCCCGGGACCACTGCGCCGGTTCCGGGGCCCTGCTGTGCCCCTGACTACGTGCCGTCGCTCTTGGCCGCGGCATCGATGGCGGCCAGCGAGCGGCGCACCTGATTGCGGTCGGTGGTGTACCAGAAGTCCGGCATGGACTTCCGCAGGAACGAGCCGTAGCGCGCCCGCTCGACACGGGGGTCCAGGACAGCGACGATGCCCCGGTCGCCGGACGCCCGGACCAGCCGTCCCGCCCCCTGCGCCATCAGCAGGGCGGCATGGGTCGCGGCGACAGCCATGAAGCCATTGCCCCCGGCCTCCTCCACCGCCTTCTGGCGAGCGCTCATCAGGGGGTCGTCGGGGCGGGGGAAGGGCACCCGGTCCATGACCACCAACTGACAGCTCGGCCCCGGCACATCGACGCCCTGCCAGAGGGAGAGCGTGCCGAACAGGCAGGTCCTGGCGTCGGTGGCGAAGGCACGGATCAGCTCGCCGAGGGTCTCCTCGCCCTGGAGCAGGATGGGCATGTCCAGACGGCCCCGCAGCTCCTCCGCGGCCGTCTGCGCGGCCCGCATCGACGAGAACAGCCCGAGGGTGCGGCCCCCGGCGGCCTCGACCAGCTCCGTGAGCTCATCGAGCATGTCGGAGCGACTGCCCTCGCGGCCGGGCTGCGCCAGGTGCTTGGCGACGTAGAGGATTCCCTGCTTCGAGTAGTCGAACGGCGAGCCGACATCGAGCCCCTGCCAGCGCGGGGCGGTGTCCCCGTCGCCCTCGGGGTCCTGCGGGCTGTCGGGGTTGAGGCCGAGGGAAGCGGCCACTCCGTTGAAGTCCCCGCCCAGCTTGAGGGTGGCGGAGGTGAGGATCACCGAGCGGTCCTCGAACAGCTTCTCGCGGAGCAGCCCGGAGACGGACAGCGGCGCGACGCGAAGTGAGGCACCGAAGCGGTCATGCCGCTCGTACCAGACCACGTCGAACTCTGAGCCCTCCACGATTCGCTCGGCCACCTGGAGGATGTTCTCCACGGAGCCGAGCGCCTGCTTCCGCACCGCGTCCTCATCCTGAACGGAGGAGTCACGTGTGGTGCCGAGCGCCGAGATGACCGTACGGGAGGCGTCGCGCAGCGCCATCAGGGCGTAGCCGAGGTCTTCGGGGATCTCCTCGAGACGGCCGGGTAGGGCCAGCTCCATGAGCCGTTCGAAGGTCTCGGCTGCGGTCTGAAGGGCGTCCGCCGCCTTCTCGTTGACCAGCTTGGCGGCGCGCCGCACCGCGCGGTTGACCTGGCCGGGGGTGAGCTCGCCGCTGGCGACGCCGGTGACGCGGGAGACCAGCTCATGCGCCTCGTCGACGATCAGCACCTCGTGGCCGGGCAACACAGGGGCACCCTCGATGGCGTCGATGGCGAGCAGGGCGTGATTGGTGACGACGACCTCGGCCAGCTTGGCCCGCTCGCGGGCGGCCTCGGCGAAGCACTCCGCGCCGTAGGCACACTTGGAAGCGCCGAGGCACTCCCGGGAGGTCACGGACACCTGGGACCAGGCACGGTCGGAGACCCCTGGGGTGAGGTCGTCGCGGTCGCCGGTCTCGGTCTCATCGGCCCAGTCGCGCAGCCGCAGCAGGTCCTTGCCCAGCTTGCTGGTGGGCGCCGCGGCCTCGAAGGGATCGAACAGTCCGGCTTCGTCGGCGTCCTCCTGCGGTACGCCCTCGTGGAGGCGGTGCAGGCACAGGTAGTTGGAGCGGCCCTTGAGCATGGCGAACTCGGGCCGTCGACGCAGCAGCGGGTGCAGCGCCTCGACGGTGCGGGGCAGATCGCGCTCGACGAGCTGACGCTGGAGGGCGAGGGTCGCCGTGGCGACCACGACGCGCTCGCCCTGGGCGAGGGCGGGGACCAGATAGCCGAGGGACTTGCCGGTGCCGGTGCCGGCCTGCACCAGCAGATGGGAGCTGTCGTCGATCGCCTCCGCCACGGCTTCCGCCATGGCGGTCTGGCCAGGGCGTTCGGTGCCGCCGACGGCGGTGACGGCGGCGTGGAGCAGGTCGGCGAGGGGAGGCGAGGACGATTCAGTCATAGGGCTGCCAGCCTACGGGGCGGCACCGACATCGCTCTCCTCAGTCCGCTCGGTGACCGACGGATCCGGCCGGAGTTCTTGTCGAGGGGGAACCGGATCCACGCGAGCGGTGTATCAGAAGCAGAGACACACACCGGAGCCAACGCGTGACAGAAGGCTACGTGAGCGGCTGGAACACAGATCATGGAAGGCGGCACAGTGAGGGCGGATCGGGGATGACGGATCAGAGCAGGTGGCGCAGGGCACGGTCGCGGAGCATCAGGGCCGCGCGCTTATCGGGGAGTTCGACCTCGGCCGAGAAACGGAAGCCCGCGCCGAGAAAGGCGGCGATGGAGGGGGTGTTGCGCAGATCCGGCTCGGCCACGACGCGGGAGCAGGACGGCCGGTGGTCGAGGACAAGATCGGCGGCGGCGCGCAGCAGCGTGGTGCCCAGACCCTGACCGCGGTCGCTGACCCGGCCGATGAGGAGATGGACACCGGTGTCATGCGGCCGGGCCGGGTAGTACCGGGCGAGCGGGTCGAGATCGGCGCGGTACAGCTCCCAGTAGCTCATGGGCACCCCGTCCAGGACGCCGAGGCAGGGCACGCTCCGGCCGTCACCGTCGAGCTGGCCGCCCAGGTGGCTCGCGGTGGCCTCATCGGGACCGTCCAGCTCCCAGAAGGCCGCGACGGCAGGGTCGTTCATCCATTGGGCGATCAGCCGGAGATCACGCCCGATACGGACGGGGACGAGCTGGAAGGCGCCCGCCGAGGTGCTGGTGGGGCCCCATTCGGCGATCTGGTCGAGCAGGTCCGGCCGACTGTGGGTCTCCGCCCCGGCGAGGCGCTCGTCACTGAGGTGTGCGGCGTCCTCCTCTTCCTGGCGCAGCCGCAGGTCGATGGTGTCGTCGGTCTCGGAGCTCGTGGTGGAGTCGGTGTGCGGCACGACGACGCTCTCCTCTCATGGGTCTCAGGCGCGTGGTGGTTCTCCGGCACGGCGTGGTGAGCGTGATGCCGCGGATGCCGGTGCGGGACACGTCGGTGCGGAACATGTCGACGGGGGCACGGCGATGCGGGGCTGTTGGTGGGTGCTGCCTGGGTGGAGGCGGCGTCATGGTGAAGGGATGACAGCGGTGGCGGCCGATGCGGCAAGGGGGTTGGCGATGGTGACGTAGACCGACTGGGTGTCCACAGGGCCCACGAGTTCGTCCAGGCCGTGCAGTCGGGTGTGCAGATTGGCCTTGCAACGGAGGGTGGGTGTGTCGAGGAGCCGTGCGGGCAGCGGTGAGCGGGTTCTGCCGGGGCCGGACGCGGCAGCGGCCAGGAAGCGGCGGAACGCGGCCAGCAGGACACGCTCGTCAACGAGCCGCTGGGACCCGAACGCACCGACAAGACCGAGGACGTTGTTGATGCCGAGGTAGTAGGCGAACCGTTCGTCGGTGACCTCGTCGGACACGAAGGTGTCGCTGAGGGCGCCGATTCCGGGCAGCCGCCGCTGGAGTTCGGCGTGCCGGGACTCACGGAAGTAGTAGCCCTGGTTGTCCCGGTAGCGGCCGCCGACGGGCCAGCCGTCGGGATCGAGCAGCACCAGGGTGTTCTGCTGATGAGCCTCCAGCGCGATACCGGCCTCGCCGTCCAGCCACAGCACGGGACGTACAACGGTGTGGAGATAGCGCAGGAACCACTCGGCGGCGACGGCCGCTGCGGAGCGACCGGTACGGGCGGCGAGACGGGCGACGAGGTGTGCGAGCCGGGAGCGCATTACCGGCTGCCCGGGCCAGGGGCGGAGCGCGATGAGCCCGGCGACGCATACGGCGTCGTCGCCCGGCCCGAACGGGTTGTGCCGGACGACAACGTCCAGTCCGGTCAATGGTTCCCCGTCCGGCCCGTCGACCGCGAGCCAGGCAGGGTCGCGGACGATGTCGAAACCGGGGAACCCGGAGAAGGCCGCCCGCCACTGCTCGGCCAGTCCGCTGCGGAGCAGTCGGTGGACCTCGACACCACGACGGAGCTCCTTACGCAGGTTCTCACGACGGGAGTTGGTGATCCGCAGAGCCAGGGAGAGTTTGAGCATCGCGGGCGCACCGGGCCGGTACACGGTGCGGACCGAAGACGTGGGGCTCCAGCGACCGCCCGACGGACCGAGGTCGTGCAGCACCCCCGCGTCGAAGAGTGCGGCGACGGCCGGACGATGCCTGATCTCGCGGGCCTGCCAGGGATGGAGGGGCAACGGGACGGTCCCGGCAGGCAGTTGAAGACCGCTGCCCGCGAGTGAGAGGGCGAGCCGCTCGGCGGGCACGGTCCGGCCGCGCTCGGTCCAGGCCGACTCGCAGGCCAGCACGGACCGGTCGACGGCGATCCAGTGAAGGGGGAAGGAGCCGTACGACTCCGGTGAGCAGACGGACGATTCGGTGTCGGAGAGACCCTCACGGCTCTTCGGCGTGGGATGGAGGGGGTGACCGAGGACGAGGGACTGCTCCGCGCTGAGAAACGGGGTGCTCATGCCGGGATCGGCGGGAACGGCTCGACGGTGGGCGAGGAACGCGGCGGTACGCCGCACCGAGTCCGCCACCCGGCCAATGAGTTCGGTGCCGTCCGCGGCGGGGTCGTCACGGCGTGCGCCGTAGGCCGCTTCGCGGGTCAGCAGGGCCGCGAGGGTGACCGCGCCGACGGAGGGTGCGTCATGGGGACCGTGCTCCAGCACTGGCGGTCCGAAGCGGTGCCATCCGGTGGGTGACCAGTACCGCACGGGGACGAGGAGGACGGTTCCGCTCGCTGCGAGGGGAATGCGGAGCGTGTCACCGTCAGGACGCGGGGTGCGGTTCTCCCGGATCCAGCAGCGGAGCAGATTCTCGACGCCCGCCGTGTCCGCCACGACCTGCGGGTCGGGGTCGTCGAGGGGGTCGGGGGCCGCCGGCGGTGGGCCGCCGGTGGCGGGCACACCCTGGCTGCCGCG
This window contains:
- a CDS encoding IucA/IucC family siderophore biosynthesis protein → MPATGGPPPAAPDPLDDPDPQVVADTAGVENLLRCWIRENRTPRPDGDTLRIPLAASGTVLLVPVRYWSPTGWHRFGPPVLEHGPHDAPSVGAVTLAALLTREAAYGARRDDPAADGTELIGRVADSVRRTAAFLAHRRAVPADPGMSTPFLSAEQSLVLGHPLHPTPKSREGLSDTESSVCSPESYGSFPLHWIAVDRSVLACESAWTERGRTVPAERLALSLAGSGLQLPAGTVPLPLHPWQAREIRHRPAVAALFDAGVLHDLGPSGGRWSPTSSVRTVYRPGAPAMLKLSLALRITNSRRENLRKELRRGVEVHRLLRSGLAEQWRAAFSGFPGFDIVRDPAWLAVDGPDGEPLTGLDVVVRHNPFGPGDDAVCVAGLIALRPWPGQPVMRSRLAHLVARLAARTGRSAAAVAAEWFLRYLHTVVRPVLWLDGEAGIALEAHQQNTLVLLDPDGWPVGGRYRDNQGYYFRESRHAELQRRLPGIGALSDTFVSDEVTDERFAYYLGINNVLGLVGAFGSQRLVDERVLLAAFRRFLAAAASGPGRTRSPLPARLLDTPTLRCKANLHTRLHGLDELVGPVDTQSVYVTIANPLAASAATAVIPSP
- the nrdR gene encoding transcriptional regulator NrdR; this encodes MHCPFCRHPDSRVVDSRTTDDGCSIRRRRQCPDCSRRFTTVETASLMVIKRSGVTEPFSRDKVISGVRKACQGRPVTEDALAQLGQQVEEAVRATGSAELSTHDVGLAILGPLQELDLVAYLRFASVYRAFDSLEDFEAAVTELRDRQRPPAHDRGSGADGAAEAPAPAVAAD
- the lexA gene encoding transcriptional repressor LexA; translated protein: MTTTAESTTITAQERSQSRLEQTHAINQTHTMNDATNPEGQKPSRALPGRPPGIRADSSGLTDRQRRVIEVIRDSVQRRGYPPSMREIGQAVGLSSTSSVAHQLMALERKGFLRRDPHRPRAYEVRGSDQPSAQPTDTTGKPAASYVPLVGRIAAGGPILAEESVEDVFPLPRQLVGDGELFVLKVVGDSMIEAAICDGDWVTVRRQPVAENGDIVAAMLDGEATVKRFKREDGHVWLLPHNAAYQPIPGDEATILGKVVAVLRRV
- a CDS encoding GNAT family N-acetyltransferase, which translates into the protein MPHTDSTTSSETDDTIDLRLRQEEEDAAHLSDERLAGAETHSRPDLLDQIAEWGPTSTSAGAFQLVPVRIGRDLRLIAQWMNDPAVAAFWELDGPDEATASHLGGQLDGDGRSVPCLGVLDGVPMSYWELYRADLDPLARYYPARPHDTGVHLLIGRVSDRGQGLGTTLLRAAADLVLDHRPSCSRVVAEPDLRNTPSIAAFLGAGFRFSAEVELPDKRAALMLRDRALRHLL
- a CDS encoding vitamin B12-dependent ribonucleotide reductase, with the protein product MTETASGPARGSRSKGSKANKGLRIERIHTTPGVHPYDEVVWERRDVVMTNWRDGSVNFEQRGVEFPDFWSVNAVNIVTSKYFRGAVGSPEREASLKQLIDRVVRTYRAAGEEHGYFASPADAEIFDHELTYALLHQVFSFNSPVWFNVGTKQPQQVSACFILSVDDSMESILDWYKEEGMIFKGGSGAGLNLSRIRSSKELLSSGGNASGPVSFMRGADASAGTIKSGGATRRAAKMVVLDVDHPDVEAFIETKVKEEEKIRALRDAGFDMDLGGDDITSVQYQNANNSVRVNDTFMKAVESGSAFGLRSRLTGEAIEEIDAKSLFRKMAEAAWACADPGIQYDDTINHWHTSPESGRITASNPCSEYMHLDNSSCNLASLNLMKFLLDDDAGNQRFDAERFAKVVELVITAMDISICFADFPTQKIGETTRAFRQLGIGYANLGALLMATGHAYDSDGGRALAGAITSLMTGMSYKRSAELAAVVGPYDGYARNADAHKRVMKQHADANSTAKRMDDLDTPVWAAATEAWQDVVRLGEKSGFRNAQASVLAPTGTIGLMMDCDTTGVEPDLALVKFKKLVGGGSMQIVNNTVPKALKRLGYQPEQVEAIVAHIAEHGNVIDAPGLKPGHYEVFDCAMGERSISPMGHVRMMAAAQPFLSGAISKTVNMPESATVEEIEEIYFEGWKLGLKALAIYRDNCKVGQPLSAKKKEEKKAAEQPEPEKVIEYRPVRRRLPKGRPGITTSFTVGGAEGYMTANSYPDDGLGEVFLKMSKQGSTLAGMMDAFSIAVSVGLQYGVPLETYVSKFTNMRFEPAGMTDDPDVRMAQSIVDYIFRRLALDFLPFETRSALGIHSAEERQRHLETGSYESSEDEVDVEGLAQSAPRQVDAPAATTSSAPAVSPAPKEAHSSTELVEMQLGLNADAPLCFSCGTKMRRAGSCYLCEGCGSTSGCS
- a CDS encoding ATP-dependent DNA helicase, which translates into the protein MTESSSPPLADLLHAAVTAVGGTERPGQTAMAEAVAEAIDDSSHLLVQAGTGTGKSLGYLVPALAQGERVVVATATLALQRQLVERDLPRTVEALHPLLRRRPEFAMLKGRSNYLCLHRLHEGVPQEDADEAGLFDPFEAAAPTSKLGKDLLRLRDWADETETGDRDDLTPGVSDRAWSQVSVTSRECLGASKCAYGAECFAEAARERAKLAEVVVTNHALLAIDAIEGAPVLPGHEVLIVDEAHELVSRVTGVASGELTPGQVNRAVRRAAKLVNEKAADALQTAAETFERLMELALPGRLEEIPEDLGYALMALRDASRTVISALGTTRDSSVQDEDAVRKQALGSVENILQVAERIVEGSEFDVVWYERHDRFGASLRVAPLSVSGLLREKLFEDRSVILTSATLKLGGDFNGVAASLGLNPDSPQDPEGDGDTAPRWQGLDVGSPFDYSKQGILYVAKHLAQPGREGSRSDMLDELTELVEAAGGRTLGLFSSMRAAQTAAEELRGRLDMPILLQGEETLGELIRAFATDARTCLFGTLSLWQGVDVPGPSCQLVVMDRVPFPRPDDPLMSARQKAVEEAGGNGFMAVAATHAALLMAQGAGRLVRASGDRGIVAVLDPRVERARYGSFLRKSMPDFWYTTDRNQVRRSLAAIDAAAKSDGT